The genomic interval CAATAGCATGCAGGTCTGTTAGAACCAAATGCCTCTGTTGGTCATTCCGCACAGGAGCATTTGATGTTTCCTGCGAGTATCTCCTTCCAGTCTCCTATGACATCATGGGTCCAGCAGTCGTCAGCTCCTGCGGATTCTCTCATGGTGAGCGCAAAGATATAGCTCAGTTCCTCGACCGTCGCCCCGGCTTCAAGGGCGCCTTTGAAGTGCTTCAGCACACAGGGTTTGCTGCGGCCCTTTATTGAGAGGGCGAAGCACAAAAACTGGTATGTTTTTTCATCGATCGGCATCTTCTCTTTATAGATAGCATCTATCTCGTCAAGTTTTTGGGTAAATTCAGGGAAAAACTGTTCAAGCATCCTCATTTTTCATCCCAACCTTCATTGTTTATTTGTGTTTTCTCTTAATTTGGAAATATACTATATTACATAGATGTATGTCAATATATAGTTTATTTTTGTTCTCCCGTGATGTATAGTAACGACTAGAGAAGGGTATTTCAAGGCCTGATCCGAGGTTTAGATTTTAACGGTCCGGGAGGTCAGAGTATCTAAAAATGTGGAACTACTATATACCGGTCATAATCGTGATCTTCTCCAACACCCTTTACCACATTTGCTCAAAATCCACTCCGCGCGACGCAAATATGTTCATGTCGTTAATTGTCACATATCTTGTTGCAACTGCCTCAAGCATTTTTTTTATCTTTTTTCCGTTCAGGACAAGGGGATCATGTTGGACATGAAATCCCTTAACTGGACAAGCATACTGCTTGGTGTAGGTGTTTTTGGCATTGAGCTCGGTTTCATCAAAATGTACCGCGCCGGCTGGAACATAAGTGCAGCATCTCTTCTTACCAACGCAGCCATTTCGATCCTTCTTATATTTATAGGCCTGATCTTCTATAAAGAGCACCTTTCGAGCAACCAAATAATAGGGATCGCACTTTGCCTGGCCGGGTTATTTTTTTTTAATAGATAAGACCGAATAAGAAAGAAATTTGAACACTATTCCTTATTGACATCTTAGCCTTCTGACCACTATACTTTTGTGAAAGTGAATTCACTTTCATTAAGAGGTGTTGTTTATGCCAAGAAAACGGTTGACTTCAACAATGAGACAGGAACAGATACTCGATACAACGTTAGAAATAATCGCCGAAAAGGGGCTTGCCGGAGTCAATACATCGGAGATAGCACAGCGCATAGGCATAGTCCCTTCCGCACTATATCGCCATTTCGAAAATAAGGACGCCCTTATCGACGCTCTGCTTGACCGCACACATAGTATTCTTTTTGAAAATGTCAGGAAAATATCCATGGAATCGTCCGGGGCAAGCAAGAATTTGAGGAGTCTTTTTCTCCTGCACATCGAATTTATAAGAAAAAATCCGGGTATACCCAAACTTGTCTTTTCTGACGCGGCCGTCTTTGGGTCTCCTGAACGGAAGAAAAAAGTCATTTTTATAGTTAGAAATTACATGAACAAGCTTAAAGAAATTGCTGAAAAAGGCATAAGAGAAGGAGATCTGATGAACGACATTTCGTCTGAAGCTGTAGCATTTTCTATGGTCAGCTTCGCCCAGCATGTCGGACTTATTTCCAACCTCAGCGACGGCAAAATCGACATGAGCAATTTGGCGGAGTTGGCCTGGAGTTACATAGAAAGAGCGATCCGAAAAGATAATGAAAAGGACGGACGATAAGTCTTTGCACTATGCCAAGGAAGGAAGAAGATCTATGGGACTAAAGATAACGATCATCAAGATCCTGCTGCTCTCACTCCTGCTGATTTCAGGGAACGCGTGCGCCAGTGTTCCGGAAGGTACAGATACGAAACCTGTCGAACTGTGGGAAGCCATGCTAATGGCCGAAAAAAATAACCCCGCCCTTAAAGGCAGCAATATTGAAAGAGAAAAGAGCGGCATAGACGTAAAGATCGCAGAGGGGATGAAGTTGCCAAAGATCGACCTGTGGGCCAATACCACCCTTTCAGAGTACCCTTCTACCGTGGTGCCCATAAGGGAAGCGGGAGTTTTTCCACCCCTCGACACGCACATCACTCGTTTTGGGATCGAGCTGAACATCCCTATCTACACGGGAGGAAAGCTGGAGGCTGAAAAAGTGTCGGCGCAAAAAACATCTGAAGCAGTTTCCGAAGATCACAAGCAGCAAAGACAAGATCTGCTCTACAGCGTGGTATCCGTCTTCTCTCGGTCACTCTATTTTCGGGATATGAAAGATGCATCCGAAAAGAGGATCGGTGCACTTGAAGACAGGGAACGATCCCTGACGCTTCTGCTCAGCGAAGGACGTATACCCAAACTTGACCTGCTCCGGCTGCAAACTCAGCTTTCCCAGGCCAGGCATGACCACATTGTCCTTGACCAGGCTGAAAAAGACGCGCTCTCTCTGTTGGGCACACTTACCGGAAACGAATTTCCCATTGGATCCGTTGCGGCCATACCTTTCGATGCTCGACCGGATGAATTGGATAAAATTGAAAAAAGCGACGTCCTTGAGAGCAGCCATGCTGTCAAAAAATCCTCTCTTCTCACGGAAGCCTACTATGCCAGATCAGAAGCTATCAAGGGAGAGACCATGCCTCAGATATCTTTCTTCGGCAGAGGTACAGGCAGTATTGGAGGAGGTTCGGAAGTATATGACGACTGGCAGGCCGGACTTCAGGTAACTATAAAAATGTGGGACGGGTATGTCAGTAAAAACAGGTTAAAAAAATCTTTGCTAGATATTGAAAAAGCAAGGTTTGATTTGGAACAGACGCGAAACCAGACTCTCAACGATGCAAGAGAGGCCTCCGGATCCCTGAAGGAAGCGGTATCGAAGATCGAAACGGCTTCCATACAGCTCAAAGAGGCAAGAGAGGCATTTAGGATAGAACAGCTCAGATATGAAACAGGGGAAAGCACGATCACCGATCTGCTGAGTGCCGAATCGGGACTATGGTCAGCGGATGCCAGCCTCAGCAAAGCTTACTATGAGAAGATCGCTTCCGAAGCTAATGTTTTGAGACTGCTTGGGAGACTTTCCCCTGAAATGATGCGATTTTCCCCTGATAAGACCAACAATGAAAAAAAGTCAGAGAAAGATGAGGTCGTGAGGTAATGGAAAAGAAAATTGATAAAAAAATAATACCTTTGATCATAATCGCCGCTGCAGCTCTTCTTGCGGCATACACTCTCTTTTTAAAAGAGAAAGGGGAAGATCCTGATAAAATATTCGCCTCAGGAACGATAGAAACAACGGAGGCAGACATGTCATTTTTGGCGAACGGCATCTTGAAGGATCGGAAGGTCAATGAGGGCGACACTGTACACCGTGGCGAACTTATCGCGGAACTGGACAAGAGAGAGGCCGAGGCAAGGCTTCGTCAGAACGCCGCCGCAGTCGAAACCGCACGTTCGAGGTTAAAAGATCTCAGCAGCGGCTACAGAAGCCAGGAGATAGCAGAGGCCGAAGCTCAGGCAGCTCAGTTCAGGTCGAACTGGAATAACCTGAAAAATGAAGCAGAAAGATCTGAAAAGCTTTTCAGCGGCGGGGCGATAAGCAGACAGAGGCTGGACCGGGACATTACAGCAGCCGAAGTCGCCGCTTCTCAGCTTAACGCAGCTCAGAAAAAGCTTGAGCTTCTCCGTTCGGGATTCAGAGAGAAAAGCATAGATACCGCCGCGAATCAGCTTAAAGAGTCTGAAGCCGCAATGCAGGCAGCAGAGGTAATAGTATCCAACCACATACTGAAAAGTCCTATGGACGGAGTAGTCTCAAAAGTTTATGCAGAACCCGGAGAGATGATATCTATGGGAAAACCGGTGCTTACACTGACAAGCCTTGAAAGACCCCGAGTCAAGGTATACATTCCCGAATACAGGATAGGAAGGGTCATGCTGGGTCAGAAAGCTGACATTACAGTTGATTCCTTTCCGGATAAAAAATTTGCTGCTTCTGTGACTTTCATTTCACCTGAAGCTGAATTTACCCCCAAGACTGTTCAGACGGCGGAAGAGAGGGTGAAGCTTGTCTTTGCCGTGGAAGTTACAGCTGAAACGTCAGAAGGACTGCTCAAGCCGGGAATGCCCGCTGACGTAAACATAGACCTTAAACATGAATGACAACAAAACCAAGGGAAGGTCCATCGAAATAACAGGTCTCGGCAGAGCTTTCGGCAGCTTCTGGGCCGTCCGGCAGGTCGATCTTTCTGTCGGCAGAGGTGAGATCTTCGGACTGGTGGGACCCGACGGTGCTGGAAAGACGACTGTAATGCGGATGGCGGCCGGAGTCCTGATCCCTTCCGAGGGAGACATAGTAATAGACGGACACTCCGTCGTATCAGACCCCGAAAAGGTGAAGATAAGGATCGGGTATATGTCGCAGAGGTTCGGACTTTACGGAGACCTTACCGTACTGGAAAACCTGAGATTCTACGGAGATCTTTATGAAATATCGGAAAAGGAAAGGACGGCAGAGGAAGAGAGGCTTCTCGGCTTCAGTAACCTTACGCCATTCAAAAACAGGAAAGCCAGGGACCTGTCAGGCGGGATGAAACAAAAACTGGGGCTGGCCTGTTCACTGGTGCACAGGCCCAGTGTGCTTCTGCTGGATGAACCGACAAATGGAGTCGATCCGGTCTCCAGAAGGGATTTCTGGAAGATTCTACACGAGATGGTCAAAGAGGGAGTGACCGTTTTCGTTTCGACATCATATCTGGATGAAGCGGAAAGATGCGGGCGCGTAGGAATGATTCAGGAGGGGCGGCTGACAATGTGTGACAACCCCCGGGCGCTTAAAAAAACTATATCAGGAACTATTTTGGAGATCCTCTCCGCAGATTCTGTGAAAACACTTCGTGAATTGAGGGAGAGATACGGAAAATTAAGTTCTGATCTGGTTTCCGGCGTAATAAGATTCAGGCTTCCTGAGAACTCTTCTGTAGAAAAGATCAAAGACGAAATAAAAATAATGGGTCTTGATGATCTCACGATAAAAGAGGCCCAGCCGACTCTCGAAGATGTCTTCGTTAGCCGGGCGATGAGGGTTGATGTGCAATGAGTGAAATTTTCGCAGTTAACGTAAAGGGACTGACAAGAGTCTTTGGAAACTTCACTGCAGTTGACCATATTGAACTGAAAGTCCTTAAAGGCAGGATCTTCGGTTTTCTCGGACCAAACGGTGCCGGGAAATCGACAACGATAAAAATGCTGTGCGGCCTTCTGCTCCCAACCTCGGGAGAGGGAACGGTCGCGGGATCCGATATCCTGAAAGGCACGGAGGAAATCAAAGAAAAGATAGGCTACATGTCTCAAAAATTCTCTCTTTATGACGACCTGACCGTTGAAGAAAACATAGATTTCTATGCTGGGATTTATAGGGTACCCAAATCCATCAGATCCGAAAGAAAGTCCTGGATACTTGAGATGTCAGATCTTACTGAACACATTTCCCGCATGACCCGCTCTCTTGCCGGAGGATGGAAGCAGCGGCTGGCGCTCGGATGTGCACTTATACATCAGCCTCCCATAGTATTTCTGGATGAACCAACTTCAGGAGTTGACCCTATATCGAGAAGGCGTTTCTGGAATCTTATTTCAGATATAGCAAGCGGAGGGACTACTGTATTTGTTACCACACACTACATGGAAGAGGCGGAATACTGTGACGAGCTTGCCCTCATATACAAAGGGAAGATAATTGCTAAGGGTACCCCGTCTTCGATCAGGGAAGAGTCTATCCCTTCGGGGCTGATCGAGCTTTCTCTGAATGACCCGTTCGAAGCACTGGAAATACTTGAAAATTCCGGACTGGTCAAGGCTGCCGCTATTTTCGGCGACGGGCTTCATTTAACTGTTGAAAAGGGGACTTCTGATGATGAAAAGATCAAAAAATACCTCACTGAAAAAGGTTTTGGGATCTATTCGATGGACCGGGCCAGACCCTCACTCGAAGATGTATTCGTACACCTGATAGAAAAAGAGGACATATCGTCAGGGGGAACAATTAGATGAAGTATGGGAGAAAGGGAAGGGTATCTCCGCGCAGGCTGACGGCGGTCATTAAAAAAGAGTTCATACACATATTCAGGGATACCAGAAGCCTGGCAATGGCGTTCCTAATGCCTGTGATCCTTCTTTTTATTTTCGGTTACGGTATAACCCTGGATATCAAGAGTATCAACATGGGCGTTTATGACCTGGATAAGACAGCCGAAAGCAGGGGACTTGTAGAAAGATTCCGGGCTTCAGGCTATTTTGACATCGTCGGTACAGTTGAAAGCACGAAAGAAACAGACCGCCTTATAGACAGAAATATCGCCCATATGGTACTCGTTGTTCCCGAAGGGTTCGGAGGATCAGTTAAGAGAGGAGAACCTGTTGACATACAGGCCGTTTACGATGGCAGCGATGCCAACACTACCTCAATAGCGATGGGTTATACTGAGGCCATTACTTCCAGATATTCTCAGTCGAAAGGTGCAAAGGATCCCTCGGGGCAGATCGACCTCAGGCTTCGCGTCTGGTACAATCCGGAACTCAAAAGCCGCTGGTTCATCATTCCCGGCCTGATAGCGATCATAATGGGTGTGATAAGCGCGCTTCTGACATCGCTGACTGTTTCCAGAGAATGGGAACAGGGCACTATGGAACAGCTTCTATCCACTCCTATACATCCGGTGGAGCTTTTTCTGGGAAAGATTACGCCATATTTCCTTATCGGAATGATCGATGTTTTGATCTCAGTAGCTGTGGGTGTCTGGATCTTCGGAGTACCGCTCAGGGGCAGCTTCATTTTCCTGCTTGTTGTATCGTCGCTGTTTCTGGTCGGTGGGCTCAGTCTCGGGATCCTCATTTCAACGGCCGCCAAATCACAGCTTGTAGCAAGCCAGGCGGCATTCGTACTCACCCTTCTGCCGGCATTTATGCTGTCGGGATTCCTCTATTCCATTGAAAACATGCCGGTATTCATACAGAAAATTACATATGCAGTTCAGTCCCGTTATTTTGTCACCATTCTGAAAGATATTTTTCTCAAAGGGAACCATCCTTTGGTTTTGATAAAAGAAATACTTTTTCTCTGTGCATTTGCAGCGATCGTACTTACTGCAGCAATAAAAAAATTCAAAAAGAACATGGGGTAGGCCGGTCATGGGAGAAAGGATTTTACGCCTTATGATAAAAGAATTTATACAGGTCCTGAGGGATCCGCGCATGAAGGCGATGATCTTTGTGCTTCCCGTGATCCAGCTTCTGATATTCGGATACGCTGTTACGACAGATGTCAACCTTATCAAGACGGCCGTAACAGACAGCGACAGAAGCGTGCAAAGCCGGCAGCTTATCGAGAGCTTTACCTCGTCAGGAATATTCAGGGTAATTTCATACCCTGACAATGACGGAACTATGACGGAATATCTTGATCAAGGAAAAGCTGTCGTCGGAATCAACATAAAAGAGGGTTTTGCCAAGGATCTGCTCAATGGGAAAAAACCCGTTGTTCAGATACTCGTTGACGGAACAAATTCCAATGACGGAACACTTGCCATGAACTATGCGCAACGCATAATATCCGACTTCGGAATAGGAAAAAAGAGCCGGGATCTCGTTAATGTTCAGGGCAGAGCATGGTACAACCCGGACCTGAAAAGCAGAAACTACAATGTTCCGGGGGTCATAGCGATCATACTCCTGATGACATCGCTGCTTTTGACATCAATGGCAATAGTGAGGGAAAAGGAAATCGGAACGATGGAACAGCTCATGGTTACCCCAATGCGGTCAATTGAGTTTATACTGGGCAAATCCCTCCCCTTCGCTGCCATCTGCTTTATTGATGTCATCGTCGTAAGCTTTGTCGGCATGAAGTGGTTCGATATCCCCATCAGGGGAAGCATGCCGCTGCTGCTCATTTCTGCAGCTCTCTTCCTGATGTCCTGCATAGGCATAGGCCTTTTGATCTCCACGATATCGAAAACCCAACAGGAAGCCCTGATGTCATCCTTCTTTTTCTACTTCCCGGCTGTCCTCCTCTCAGGGTTTATGTTTCCGATTTCCAATATGCCCGAACCGGTCCAGTGGATCACTACAATTAATCCGCTAAGGTACTTTCTCGTGATAATAAGGGGAATATTCCTTAAGGGAACAGGATTGGCTGAACTTTGGCAGCAAATGGCCGCCCTTGCAGCACTGGGGATACTCTTTCTGACCTTCAGCGTATCAAGGTTCAAGAAAACGATAGACTGAAACATTTAGGTTAATTATTGGTCAGTAAAAAACAATCTCGCCGAACACAATTTATCGCTTAAAAGATCGGTTCTTCAGAAGCTTTGAATTAAATACGGGGCCTCGAAACAAAAGACAGTATTTCCCACATGACACTTAAGTGGAATTTAAGTGAAAATATGGGCACAACCTTGCCCAAATATGGATTAGGGTGTAGTTTATGGATCGAAAGCGGCCTGATCGTCTCTTATATGCTAAAAAGACGATTTGATTCAAGTATTTATAGAAAGACGAGGATAAAACAAATGAAAAACGTTGGAATTTATTTGTTTAACAAAGTCGAGCTTCTGGACTTCGCCGGCCCCTACGAGGTCTTTTCAACCACGGCGGAACTTAACGACCACAAGCCCTTCAAGGTATTCACCATTTCCGAGGATGGAGGCGCGATCAAATCCGTCAACGGGCTTATCGTCATCCCCGATTACAGCTTCAGCAACCATCCTAAGATAGACATTCTGATCATCCCGGGCGGAGAGGGTACAAAGGCTGAGATAAAGAAGAAAAAGGTCATGGAATGGATAGAAAGGACACAGGCATCGGCAGATGTAATGGCCACAGTCTGTTCGGGGGCGAGGATCCCGGCTGTACTTGGGCTCCTTGACGGACTTGAGGCCACGACTCACCACTCGGTCATAGACGACGTTAAGAAGCTGGCTACGGGGGTCACCATCGACCACACGAAACGTTTCGTCGACAACGGAAAGATAATGACCTCGGGCGGGATCTCCGCGGGGATCGATCTCTCGCTCCACATAGTGAAAAAACTCTACGGAGAAAAGGTCGCCGAAAAGACGATGGAATATATGGAGTACGGAAAGGCAGCGCCTAAAAACCATTAGCTTAGCGATTGCTGAGCAGTAGCTGAGCGATCGTAAGATATATTGCGAAAACCAACTGCTTAAAACGAGGGTGAAACAGTTATGAAAACCGGCGGTGTTAACTCCCGCCGGTCACCTTTTCTTATTTTCTTTTACCTCCCGCATCAGCCTTTTCATCTCTCCCTTGCTGCCAAACATCCTGTTGATCTTTTCCTTTTCAAGTTGGCGTGAATTGAGACCTTCATAAGCTACTTCCCTCTGAAGCTTGAGGTAATTTTGGAAGCGTTCCTCAGAAAGCTCGTTTTCCTCTATCGCTTTTCTTACAGCGCAGGCCGGTTCCGTAGTGTGGGTACAGTCCTTGTATCTGCATTTTTGAGCCAGTTCAATGATATCTTCAAAAGACTTTTCAAGGTTCCCACCGTAGAGGTGCAGCTCCCTCATCCCTGGCGTATCGATAACTATCCCGCCCCCAGGCAGCAAAAGCAGCTGGCGGTGTGTCGTAGTATGCCTTCCCCTGTCATCGGACTCCCGGATCTCTTTTGTGGCAAGGACATCCCTTCCCATCAAGCGGTTGATGAGCGTCGATTTTCCTACCCCCGAAGAGCCTATGAAGGCAATTGTCTTTCCCTCTTCAATGTAAGGATATACCGCATCGATCCCTCTTTCTTCAGCACAAGAGCATATTATGATGTCAGCACCGGTACTTACTGAGGAGACCTCCCGTATCTTATCTTCAAGGTCATCGCAGAGGTCAGATTTAGTGAGGACTATAACAGGAGTGGCCATGCTGTCCCAAGCGATGGACATGTACCTCTCAAGGCGCCGCAGGTTAAAGTCTGTATTGAGCGACATACAGATAAATATCGTGTCTACGTTTGCCGCAACGATCTGTACATCCTCTTTGGTCCCTGCCGCCCTGCGGGCAAAATAACTCCTGCGCTTGAGAATATTTCTGATCACTGCGTTCCCCGAACATTTTTCAGTCCTGTCTATCATTACCCAGTCGCCCACGGCAGGGAAATCCATCGTACCTTCAGCAGCATAGTGGAGTTTTCCCGATACTTCCGCCTGAAGTTCCCCATCTTCGCTTATGACTTTATAGATGTAGCGGTGCTGTTCGGAGATCCGGGAAGGATAAAGCCCCTCATAAAACGAGGCCTCCTGTTGAAAACGCTCACTAAATCCATACTTTTTCAAATTTGGGTAATGCATCTCATTCTCACTGGCTTTCCTCAAGTCTATGTGACATGTGCAATTATATAACTTATTGAAAATCATGAATCGGGGATCAATGGGTGATCGATTGGGAATCGATAGCAAATCCGTTGGAAATAATAGGATCCGCCTGTCCCGTCATCCCGGTATGGGCCTTGATCGGGAGAGCACCGTTTTCCGTGAGGAAAACCTTTTAAATTGACCTTAGTGTTCGAACCATTTCGAGTGCGTTCCGAGATCGGGAGAGCACCGTTTTCCGTGAGGGAAACCCTTTAAATTGACCTTAGTGCTCGAACCATTTCGAGTGCATTCCGAGATCGGGGATCCATGGTCTGGGTTAGTTTTTCGTCATTTTTCTTGTAAATCCAAATGCTAAAAGTCGGTTTATGAAAAATTTAACTGATCTTTAGTGATAATAATGTGTTAAATGCGGCCTAATTTATATTGATTTTCGAATAAATCCTGTATAATGTTCGTGATATAATTCACAGTCTATAGTCTGCTGCTTCGGAACCATCCGGCGCAGGGGAAAGGGACAGTGATGGAAACCATCTGTCTCCCTGATGATTCGGGGAGGAGGAGAGGGCCGCTTTGGGTTTTCGGTATTTTCCTGACGGGCCTTTCGTGATTTTCGCGAAGGCTTTTTTATTGTCAGCCTCTTTTCCTGCACCCTCCCGCATATAGGCTGTGACAAAAAAGGAGGAAATCGAAATGTACGACCCAAAGGAGTTCCACGACGCATCATTTATCGATGATGCGGAAATACTTGCAACACTTGAAGAGGCAAAAGAACTTGTGAAGGACAAGAACTATGTCCGCTCTATCCTCGAAAAGGCGGGGACATGCAAAGGCCTTACCCACAGGGAAGCAGCGGTGCTTCTTGAGATAACAGACCCCGAACTTGAAGCGGAGCTCTATTCTCTGGCAAAAGAGATCAAGGAAAAGATATACGGCAGGCGCATAGTTCTCTTTGCCCCCCTCTATGTTTCAAACTTCTGTATCAACGGATGCGAATACTGCGGCTTCCACAAGGACAACCCCTTCATGCACAGGAAAAAACTGACAATGGAGGAGATCGATCAGGAGGCCGATGCCATCCTCGCCCTCGGTCACAAGAGAATAGCCATGGAATCCGGAGAGGATCCGGTCAACTCGCCCCTTGACTATATAATCGAATGCATGAAGCGCGTCTATGCATACAAGAACAGCAGGGGCGAGTCCATCCGCAGGATAAACGTAAATATTGCAGCAACAACTGTTGAGGAATACCGGAAACTCAAGGCTGCAGACATAGGCACCTTCATCCTCTTCCAGGAGACTTTCCACAGACCGACCTATGCTAAAATGCATCCCGTAGGCCCAAAAAGCAATTATGACTGGCACACTACAGCACTGCACAGAGCTCAGCAGGGCGGTATCGACGATGTCGGCACCGGAGTACTTTACGGACTGTATGACTATAAGTATGAAGTAACAGCACAGCTCATGATGGCCGAACATATGGAAAAGATGTTCGGTGTCGGTCCTCACACTATCTCAGTCCCCAGGATGAGAGAGGCTGAGGGCGTTGATCTTGAGAAATTCCCCTATCTCCCCACCGATGAACAATTCCTCAGGATAATTGCCGTCATCAGGGTCTCGACCCCATATACGGGAATGATCCTCTCAACCAGAGAAACAGCTGAAACCCGCAGAAGGGCCCTTGAACTGGGAATATCGCAGGTCAGCGCCGGTTCATGCACAGGCATAGGCGGATACCACAAGGACATCGCCCACCCCAAATGTGAAAATACGGCGCAGTTCAAAGTTTCAGACGAAAGGACCCCTGACGAGGTGCTTACCTGGCTCTGCGAGGACGGATACATCCCGAGCTACTGCACCGCATGCTACAGACAGGGCCGCACCGGAGACCGATTCATGTCCCTTGCAAAATCGGGACAGATAAAAAACATATGCCAGCCCAACGCCCTCCTTACTTTCAAGGAGTACCTCATCGGTTACGGTTCGGATAAGCTGAAAGAGGTCGGGGAAGCCGTAATAGAAAAAGAGATAGAGGAGATCCCAAGCGACAAGGTAAAAGAGCTGACAAAGGAGCGCCTTAAGAAACTGGAACAGGGCGAGCAGGACCTCTTCTTCTAGCCTTTCCCGACTCCCCGTTTTCAGCC from Synergistaceae bacterium DZ-S4 carries:
- a CDS encoding EamA family transporter, which gives rise to MLDMKSLNWTSILLGVGVFGIELGFIKMYRAGWNISAASLLTNAAISILLIFIGLIFYKEHLSSNQIIGIALCLAGLFFFNR
- a CDS encoding ABC transporter ATP-binding protein, producing MSEIFAVNVKGLTRVFGNFTAVDHIELKVLKGRIFGFLGPNGAGKSTTIKMLCGLLLPTSGEGTVAGSDILKGTEEIKEKIGYMSQKFSLYDDLTVEENIDFYAGIYRVPKSIRSERKSWILEMSDLTEHISRMTRSLAGGWKQRLALGCALIHQPPIVFLDEPTSGVDPISRRRFWNLISDIASGGTTVFVTTHYMEEAEYCDELALIYKGKIIAKGTPSSIREESIPSGLIELSLNDPFEALEILENSGLVKAAAIFGDGLHLTVEKGTSDDEKIKKYLTEKGFGIYSMDRARPSLEDVFVHLIEKEDISSGGTIR
- a CDS encoding ABC transporter permease; amino-acid sequence: MKYGRKGRVSPRRLTAVIKKEFIHIFRDTRSLAMAFLMPVILLFIFGYGITLDIKSINMGVYDLDKTAESRGLVERFRASGYFDIVGTVESTKETDRLIDRNIAHMVLVVPEGFGGSVKRGEPVDIQAVYDGSDANTTSIAMGYTEAITSRYSQSKGAKDPSGQIDLRLRVWYNPELKSRWFIIPGLIAIIMGVISALLTSLTVSREWEQGTMEQLLSTPIHPVELFLGKITPYFLIGMIDVLISVAVGVWIFGVPLRGSFIFLLVVSSLFLVGGLSLGILISTAAKSQLVASQAAFVLTLLPAFMLSGFLYSIENMPVFIQKITYAVQSRYFVTILKDIFLKGNHPLVLIKEILFLCAFAAIVLTAAIKKFKKNMG
- a CDS encoding TolC family protein, with the protein product MKRTDDKSLHYAKEGRRSMGLKITIIKILLLSLLLISGNACASVPEGTDTKPVELWEAMLMAEKNNPALKGSNIEREKSGIDVKIAEGMKLPKIDLWANTTLSEYPSTVVPIREAGVFPPLDTHITRFGIELNIPIYTGGKLEAEKVSAQKTSEAVSEDHKQQRQDLLYSVVSVFSRSLYFRDMKDASEKRIGALEDRERSLTLLLSEGRIPKLDLLRLQTQLSQARHDHIVLDQAEKDALSLLGTLTGNEFPIGSVAAIPFDARPDELDKIEKSDVLESSHAVKKSSLLTEAYYARSEAIKGETMPQISFFGRGTGSIGGGSEVYDDWQAGLQVTIKMWDGYVSKNRLKKSLLDIEKARFDLEQTRNQTLNDAREASGSLKEAVSKIETASIQLKEAREAFRIEQLRYETGESTITDLLSAESGLWSADASLSKAYYEKIASEANVLRLLGRLSPEMMRFSPDKTNNEKKSEKDEVVR
- a CDS encoding carboxymuconolactone decarboxylase family protein translates to MLEQFFPEFTQKLDEIDAIYKEKMPIDEKTYQFLCFALSIKGRSKPCVLKHFKGALEAGATVEELSYIFALTMRESAGADDCWTHDVIGDWKEILAGNIKCSCAE
- a CDS encoding efflux RND transporter periplasmic adaptor subunit, whose translation is MEKKIDKKIIPLIIIAAAALLAAYTLFLKEKGEDPDKIFASGTIETTEADMSFLANGILKDRKVNEGDTVHRGELIAELDKREAEARLRQNAAAVETARSRLKDLSSGYRSQEIAEAEAQAAQFRSNWNNLKNEAERSEKLFSGGAISRQRLDRDITAAEVAASQLNAAQKKLELLRSGFREKSIDTAANQLKESEAAMQAAEVIVSNHILKSPMDGVVSKVYAEPGEMISMGKPVLTLTSLERPRVKVYIPEYRIGRVMLGQKADITVDSFPDKKFAASVTFISPEAEFTPKTVQTAEERVKLVFAVEVTAETSEGLLKPGMPADVNIDLKHE
- a CDS encoding TetR/AcrR family transcriptional regulator, yielding MPRKRLTSTMRQEQILDTTLEIIAEKGLAGVNTSEIAQRIGIVPSALYRHFENKDALIDALLDRTHSILFENVRKISMESSGASKNLRSLFLLHIEFIRKNPGIPKLVFSDAAVFGSPERKKKVIFIVRNYMNKLKEIAEKGIREGDLMNDISSEAVAFSMVSFAQHVGLISNLSDGKIDMSNLAELAWSYIERAIRKDNEKDGR
- a CDS encoding ABC transporter permease, whose translation is MIKEFIQVLRDPRMKAMIFVLPVIQLLIFGYAVTTDVNLIKTAVTDSDRSVQSRQLIESFTSSGIFRVISYPDNDGTMTEYLDQGKAVVGINIKEGFAKDLLNGKKPVVQILVDGTNSNDGTLAMNYAQRIISDFGIGKKSRDLVNVQGRAWYNPDLKSRNYNVPGVIAIILLMTSLLLTSMAIVREKEIGTMEQLMVTPMRSIEFILGKSLPFAAICFIDVIVVSFVGMKWFDIPIRGSMPLLLISAALFLMSCIGIGLLISTISKTQQEALMSSFFFYFPAVLLSGFMFPISNMPEPVQWITTINPLRYFLVIIRGIFLKGTGLAELWQQMAALAALGILFLTFSVSRFKKTID
- a CDS encoding ABC transporter ATP-binding protein — protein: MNDNKTKGRSIEITGLGRAFGSFWAVRQVDLSVGRGEIFGLVGPDGAGKTTVMRMAAGVLIPSEGDIVIDGHSVVSDPEKVKIRIGYMSQRFGLYGDLTVLENLRFYGDLYEISEKERTAEEERLLGFSNLTPFKNRKARDLSGGMKQKLGLACSLVHRPSVLLLDEPTNGVDPVSRRDFWKILHEMVKEGVTVFVSTSYLDEAERCGRVGMIQEGRLTMCDNPRALKKTISGTILEILSADSVKTLRELRERYGKLSSDLVSGVIRFRLPENSSVEKIKDEIKIMGLDDLTIKEAQPTLEDVFVSRAMRVDVQ
- a CDS encoding DJ-1/PfpI family protein, producing the protein MKNVGIYLFNKVELLDFAGPYEVFSTTAELNDHKPFKVFTISEDGGAIKSVNGLIVIPDYSFSNHPKIDILIIPGGEGTKAEIKKKKVMEWIERTQASADVMATVCSGARIPAVLGLLDGLEATTHHSVIDDVKKLATGVTIDHTKRFVDNGKIMTSGGISAGIDLSLHIVKKLYGEKVAEKTMEYMEYGKAAPKNH